Proteins found in one Takifugu rubripes chromosome 17, fTakRub1.2, whole genome shotgun sequence genomic segment:
- the aspscr1 gene encoding tether containing UBX domain for GLUT4: MAASGVSVTVLAPNGRRQTVKVSPNTPLLQVLEDVCKKHGFDPEEHGLKFQRTNIDLSLPWRFANLPNNAKLEIVTCTRKQAVTESQVSIALQMENGLRHQGSFSCEQSLWDVVTHFPQISVTVQSDSGSTPVCVYMRNEVSGIEALKKATLKSLGLTGGSAIVRFLIKSKTQKDEDKTEVTKPAATPTTPPVNDMTCSPPPQLDALPSMPASAAEVPLQNPSSRGPLDTQVPPGDLATSTLPDQQEEASASQSQVEQSSPPVVSGREDGEEAGPSGLNSPSTSSFSATCASAFIPFSGGGQRLGGPGAGEVGRTPASSLTLSSHSALNAAVDSPKAKKAKSSHGSGKCQTAVNQPDDGMEPGQELMEPIERKPLVYLPDSAISSHSKDLDNLPDEFFEVTVDDIRKRFAMLKSERKLLEEAPLMTKASREAQIKEKMERYPRVVLRVQFPDRHILQGFFRPVETVGALRAFVRSHLEDPQLSFYLFITPPKTILNDPSATLIQADLFPGALVHFGSDAKTGVYLKRGLIEASVSAQQANESVSRCILRSPEPSCSSAVSDEPPQSQEPPGDAGTSAQDEQNPSARPTMAKTARADPGTVPKWLKLPGKK; the protein is encoded by the exons ATGGCGGCCAGCGGTGTATCGGTGACGGTTCTGGCTCCTAATGGGAGAAGACAAACAGTCAAGGTGTCTCCAAACACACCGTTATTACAG GTTCTAGAAGACGTCTGTAAAAAACATGGATTTGACCCAGAGGAACATGGTTTGAA GTTTCAGAGGACAAACATTGACCTGAGTCTGCCCTGGAGATTTGCCAACCTGCCCAACAATGCTAAACTGGAGATAGTGACATGTACAAGGAAACAGGCGGTAACGGAGAGCCAG GTCTCAATTGCTCTTCAAATGGAGAATGGGCTTCGACACCAAGGTTCCTTCTCATGTGAGCAGAGTCTTTGGGACGTGGTAACACATTTCCCCCagatcag TGTGACAGTGCAGTCTGACTCAGGATCCACcccagtgtgtgtttatatgagaAATGAG GTAAGTGGGATCGAAGCGCTCAAGAAGGCTACGCTGAAGTCTCTGGGTCTCACAGGAGGAAGTGCCATTGTAAG GTTTTTAATCAAAAGCAAAACTCAGAAAGATGAAGATAAAACAGAAGTCACCAAACCAGCTGCTACGCCCACCACTCCCCCTGTCAATGACATGACGTGTAGCCCCCCACCCCAGCTTGATGCTCTTCCATCCATGCCAGCATCCGCAGCTGAAGTGCCACTTCAAAATCCAAGCTCTCGGGGGCCGTTGGACACTCAGGTGCCTCCTGGTGACTTGGCCACAAGCACACTTCCTGATCAACAGGAAGAGGCTTCGGCATCTCAGAGCCAGGTTGAGCAAAGTTCTCCCCCAGTTGTGAGTGGAAGGGAAGACGGTGAGGAAGCGGGACCATCAGGACTGAACTCTCCGTCAACGTCTTCCTTCTCTGCCACCTgtgcatctgctttcatccCCTTCTCTGGAGGGGGCCAACGCCTTGGTGGTCCCGGGGCAGGTGAAGTTGGTCGGACACCAGCTTCATCTTTAACATTATCGTCTCACTCTGCTCTGAATGCAGCAGTAGACTCACCAAAAGCCAAAAAGGCCAAATCCAGCCATGGCTCTGGCAAG TGTCAGACCGCCGTCAACCAGCCAGATGATGGCATGGAGCCGGGACAGGAGCTAATGGAG CCAATAGAAAGGAAGCCTCTTGTCTACCTGCCAGACTCAGCCATATCCAGTCATTCCAAGGATCTTGACAACCTCCCTGATGAGTTCTTTGAAGTGACAGTGGATGACATTCGCAAGCGCTTCGCCATGCTGAAGAGTGAGAG GAAGTTATTAGAGGAGGCACCACTGATGACTAAAGCTTCAAGAGAAGCACAAATAAAAGAGAAGATGGAAAGATATCCCAGA GTGGTCCTGAGGGTCCAGTTTCCAGACAGACATATTCTTCAGGGATTCTTCAGGCCTGTGGAGACAG TTGGTGCTCTGAGGGCTTTTGTAAGGAGTCATTTGGAAGATCCTCAGCTCAGCTTTTACCTCT TCATCACacctccaaagaccattctgaACGATCCCTCAGCTACTCTGATTCAG GCCGACCTCTTCCCTGGCGCGCTGGTGCACTTTGGATCGGACGCCAAGACGG GCGTTTACCTGAAGAGGGGACTTATCGAGGCGTCTGTCTCTGCCCAGCAAGCAAACGAGTCTGTTTCGAG GTGCATACTTCGGTCACCTGAGCCCTCCTGTAGCTCCGCTGTTTCAGATGAGCCACCACAGAGCCAGGAGCCACCCGGGGACGCCGGCACGTCCGCGCAGGATGAGCAGAATCCATCGGCTCGCCCCACGATGGCCAAAACAGCCCGGGCTGATCCAGGAACGGTGCCCAAGTGGCTCAAGCTTCCAG GTAAGAAATGA
- the LOC101061742 gene encoding myeloid-associated differentiation marker-like protein 2: MDSQGGPYLNQRALCSLLGAARLCQLAMGCAVIAMVTHSAGFSGSQGVFCMAAWCFCFAMSVVVFFLDATRLYSCLPVSWENLTVTCAAFATLLFVTASVVYPLFFIQSECPYAGCEVRNFRIAVTVCSILGAVAYGAEVALCRARPGQAVVGYMATVSGLLKVVQGFVACVIFGALANRSEYFRYVATIYCVVVYAFCFVLTVVVVVMTVCRRTKAVCCMTFERFVVVCTLLEVLLYLSASVVWPVFCFDTKYGSPWRPSSCPQGKCPWDSKLVVAVFSFVNFGLYVADLLYSQRLRFGSPRLSPNSRA; this comes from the exons ATGGATTCACAGGGGGGTCCGTACCTCAACCAGAGGGCCCTCTGTTCACTTCTGGGTGCCGCCCGTCTCTGCCAGTTAGCGATGGGGTGTGCCGTGATCGCCATGGTGACCCACAGCGCCGGTTTCAGCGGCTCTCAGGGCGTGTTCTGCATGGCGGCGTGGTGCTTCTGCTTCGCCATGTCGGTGGTGGTGTTCTTCCTGGACGCCACGCGTCTCTACAGCTGCCTGCCCGTGTCCTGGGAAAACCTCACGGTCACATGTGCGGCCTTCGCAACACTCCT GTTCGTCACAGCCTCAGTCGTCTACCCTCTCTTCTTCATTCAATCCGAATGCCCTTACGCCGGCTGCGAGGTTCGAAACTTCCGCATTGCTGTGACCGTCTGCTCCATCCTGGGCGCTGTGGCGTACGGGGCCGAGGTGGCCCTGTGCCGGGCCAGGCCGGGTCAGGCTGTGGTGGGCTACATGGCCACCGTCTCCGGCCTCCTCAAAGTCGTTCAAGGCTTCGTGGCCTGCGTGATTTTCGGAGCTCTGGCGAACAGGAGCGAGTATTTCCGCTACGTGGCCACCATCTACTGCGTGGTCGTCTACGCGTTCTGCTTTGTTCtgacagtggtggtggtggtgatgaccGTGTGCAGGCGGACCAAGGCCGTCTGCTGCATGACCTTTGAGCGCTTCGTGGTGGTGTGCACGCTGCTGGAAGTTCTGCTGTACCTGAGTGCGTCGGTGGTGTGGCCGGTGTTCTGCTTCGACACTAAATACGGGTCTCCGTGGAGGCCGTCTTCCTGCCCTCAGGGAAAATGTCCGTGGGACAGCAAGCTGGTGGTGGCGGTGTTCTCTTTTGTCAACTTTGGACTGTATGTGGCGGATCTGCTCTACTCCCAGAGGTTACGGTTCGGCTCGCCGCGTCTGTCCCCAAATTCACGAGCGTAG